In the Juglans microcarpa x Juglans regia isolate MS1-56 chromosome 6D, Jm3101_v1.0, whole genome shotgun sequence genome, one interval contains:
- the LOC121235052 gene encoding protein phosphatase 2C 29 isoform X1 gives MGSGVSSLLSCFRPENRTSNQPDHNQQDLLFAPSEPLDETLGHSFCYVRSSARFLSPTQSDRFLSPTSSLRFSPSHEPSGSRVRPGFPETGFKTISGASVSANSSTPRTVLQLDNIYDDATDTVLGTTGAAGGGVRGSIVNGFESTSLFSALPLQPVPRGGGGGDPSGPMERGGFFLSGPIERGALSGPLDTIAAASSETGGAVPFSAPLGGAYVKRRKRKGISGIRKAFYRNFSEKKRPWVVPVLNIVGRREGSTDGDDLAEVRNESENVQWALGKAGEDRVHIVVSEEQGWLFVGIYDGFNGPDAPEFLMGNLYRAVYNELQGLFWEIEEEAEEASNLNNNNNNNNNSSSSNINDGGNYENSLNVALATNPSMENSRREVKSEIGGNGNDLNLKSDSIPVDRVSAKRVTFQLEGTEIRRRRLWEFLAEDDPEDGLDLSGSDRFAFSVDDALSVNNAGSAVSRRWLLLSKLKQGLSKHKEGHGRKLFPWRFGLEEKEQVEVEHRTEERSLRSGRKKKEGPVNHDLVLRALSQALEVTELAYLDMTDKVLDTNPELALMGSCLLVVLMRDEDVYVMNIGDSRAIVAQYEPQEVGSSTTEPREPEDNGSSMEGITEESSAMGEREFKVACDAPAQAMRLVALQLSTDHSTSIEDEVIRIKSEHPDDKQCIVNDRVKGRLKVTRAFGAGFLKQPKWNDALLEMFRNEYIGTAPYISCSPSLRHHRLCPRDQFLILSSDGLYQYLSNQEVVSLVESFMEKFPDGDPAQHLIEELLFRAAKKAGLEFHELLDIPQGDRRKYHDDVTVMVISLEGRIWKSSGKYL, from the exons ATGGGAAGTGGAGTGTCGAGCCTGCTGTCTTGCTTCAGACCGGAGAACCGGACGAGCAACCAGCCCGACCACAACCAACAGGACCTGCTTTTCGCGCCCTCTGAACCCTTGGATGAAACCCTAGGCCACTCCTTCTGCTACGTTCGATCTTCCGCCCGCTTCCTCTCTCCCACTCAGTCCGATCGCTTCCTCTCCCCCACTAGCTCCCTTCGCTTTTCTCCCTCTCACGAACCGTCCGGGTCGAGGGTCAGACCTGGTTTTCCGGAGACCGGGTTCAAGACCATTTCCGGAGCTTCGGTCAGCGCCAACAGCTCCACTCCAAGAACTGTCCTTCAGCTCGACAATATTTACGACGATGCCACTGACACTGTTCTTGGCACTACTGGTGCTGCTGGTGGTGGCGTGAGGGGGAGTATTGTGAATGGCTTTGAGAGCACGTCGTTGTTTAGCGCGCTCCCTCTCCAGCCCGTGCCACGTGGCGGGGGTGGCGGAGACCCCTCGGGCCCCATGGAGCGGGGCGGTTTCTTCCTCTCGGGTCCAATCGAGCGCGGCGCGCTGTCAGGTCCACTCGACACCATCGCCGCCGCGAGCTCCGAAACCGGTGGTGCGGTCCCCTTCTCGGCTCCGCTCGGTGGTGCATACGTTaaaaggaggaagaggaagggcATTTCGGGGATTCGGAAGGCGTTCTACCGGAATTTTTCGGAGAAAAAGAGGCCGTGGGTGGTCCCAGTGCTCAATATCGTGGGACGCAGGGAAGGTTCAACGGATGGGGACGATTTGGCGGAGGTGAGGAACGAGAGCGAGAACGTACAGTGGGCGCTCGGTAAAGCCGGCGAGGATCGTGTACACATTGTCGTTTCGGAGGAGCAGGGGTGGTTGTTCGTTGGAATTTATGACGGGTTTAACGGCCCGGATGCGCCTGAGTTCTTAATGGGTAATCTCTATCGCGCCGTGTACAATGAGCTCCAGGGCTTGTTTTGGGAAATTGAGGAAGAAGCAGAGGAAGCCAGtaatcttaataataataataataataataataatagtagtaGCAGTAATATTAATGATGGCGGTAATTATGAGAACTCATTAAATGTAGCTTTAGCAACTAACCCATCCATGGAAAACTCCAGGAGAGAGGTTAAAAGTGAAATTGGTGGAAATGGGaatgatttgaatttgaaatcgGACTCAATTCCCGTTGATAGAGTGTCGGCCAAGAGAGTGACATTTCAATTGGAGGGAACAGAAATTCGGAGGCGTAGGCTTTGGGAATTTCTCGCTGAGGATGACCCAGAAGATGGGCTCGATCTTTCAGGATCGGATAGGTTTGCGTTTTCTGTGGATGATGCTCTTAGTGTGAACAATGCAGGTTCGGCGGTCAGTAGACGGTGGCTTTTGTTGTCAAAATTGAAGCAGGGTTTATCGAAGCACAAAGAGGGTCATGGCAGGAAGCTGTTCCCATGGAGGTTTGGGTTGGAGGAGAAAGAGCAGGTTGAAGTTGAGCATAGAACGGAGGAGAGGTCTTTGCGAAgtgggaggaagaagaaggaggggCCGGTGAATCATGATTTGGTTTTGAGGGCCTTGTCTCAGGCTCTCGAAGTTACAGAGCTCGCTTATTTGGACATGACAGACAAGGTTCTTGATACGAATCCGGAGCTTGCATTGATGGGTTCGTGTTTATTGGTCGTGTTAATGAGGGATGAGGATGTGTACGTGATGAATATAGGTGATAGTAGGGCTATTGTTGCGCAGTACGAGCCGCAGGAGGTTGGTTCAAGTACAACCGAACCGAGGGAGCCAGAGGACAATGGGTCAAGCATGGAGGGAATAACCGAGGAATCCTCAGCTATGGGTGAAAGGGAATTTAAAGTGGCATGCGATGCTCCTGCTCAAGCAATGAGATTGGTGGCTTTGCAGCTCTCCACTGATCACAGCACGAGCATTGAAGAT GAAGTCATAAGAATCAAGAGTGAGCACCCAGATGACAAACAATGCATTGTCAATGATAGAGTAAAAGGTCGTCTCAAGGTTACCAGAGCATTCGGCGCAGGATTTCTGAAACAG CCCAAATGGAATGATGCACTGCTGGAAATGTTTCGGAATGAGTACATTGGTACTGCCCCTTACATATCCTGCTCACCTTCTCTTCGTCACCATAGACTCTGTCCTAGAGATCAGTTCTTAATCCTCTCATCTGATGGTCTATATCAGTATCTGAGTAATCAGGAAGTGGTTTCTCTTGTTGAGAGTTTCATGGAGAAGTTCCCTGATGGAGATCCTGCACAACATTTGATAGAGGAGCTTCTTTTTCGTGCAGCCAAGAAAGCTG GATTGGAGTTTCATGAATTATTGGACATCCCGCAAGGAGATCGCAGAAAATACCATGATGATGTCACTGTTATGGTTATATCACTTGAAGGAAGAATTTGGAAGTCATCAGGAAAGTACCTGTGA
- the LOC121235052 gene encoding protein phosphatase 2C 29 isoform X2, with translation MGSGVSSLLSCFRPENRTSNQPDHNQQDLLFAPSEPLDETLGHSFCYVRSSARFLSPTQSDRFLSPTSSLRFSPSHEPSGSRVRPGFPETGFKTISGASVSANSSTPRTVLQLDNIYDDATDTVLGTTGAAGGGVRGSIVNGFESTSLFSALPLQPVPRGGGGGDPSGPMERGGFFLSGPIERGALSGPLDTIAAASSETGGAVPFSAPLGGAYVKRRKRKGISGIRKAFYRNFSEKKRPWVVPVLNIVGRREGSTDGDDLAEVRNESENVQWALGKAGEDRVHIVVSEEQGWLFVGIYDGFNGPDAPEFLMGNLYRAVYNELQGLFWEIEEEAEEASNLNNNNNNNNNSSSSNINDGGNYENSLNVALATNPSMENSRREVKSEIGGNGNDLNLKSDSIPVDRVSAKRVTFQLEGTEIRRRRLWEFLAEDDPEDGLDLSGSDRFAFSVDDALSVNNAGSAVSRRWLLLSKLKQGLSKHKEGHGRKLFPWRFGLEEKEQVEVEHRTEERSLRSGRKKKEGPVNHDLVLRALSQALEVTELAYLDMTDKVLDTNPELALMGSCLLVVLMRDEDVYVMNIGDSRAIVAQYEPQEVGSSTTEPREPEDNGSSMEGITEESSAMGEREFKVACDAPAQAMRLVALQLSTDHSTSIEDEVIRIKSEHPDDKQCIVNDRVKGRLKVTRAFGAGFLKQVLRFIVVLAQME, from the exons ATGGGAAGTGGAGTGTCGAGCCTGCTGTCTTGCTTCAGACCGGAGAACCGGACGAGCAACCAGCCCGACCACAACCAACAGGACCTGCTTTTCGCGCCCTCTGAACCCTTGGATGAAACCCTAGGCCACTCCTTCTGCTACGTTCGATCTTCCGCCCGCTTCCTCTCTCCCACTCAGTCCGATCGCTTCCTCTCCCCCACTAGCTCCCTTCGCTTTTCTCCCTCTCACGAACCGTCCGGGTCGAGGGTCAGACCTGGTTTTCCGGAGACCGGGTTCAAGACCATTTCCGGAGCTTCGGTCAGCGCCAACAGCTCCACTCCAAGAACTGTCCTTCAGCTCGACAATATTTACGACGATGCCACTGACACTGTTCTTGGCACTACTGGTGCTGCTGGTGGTGGCGTGAGGGGGAGTATTGTGAATGGCTTTGAGAGCACGTCGTTGTTTAGCGCGCTCCCTCTCCAGCCCGTGCCACGTGGCGGGGGTGGCGGAGACCCCTCGGGCCCCATGGAGCGGGGCGGTTTCTTCCTCTCGGGTCCAATCGAGCGCGGCGCGCTGTCAGGTCCACTCGACACCATCGCCGCCGCGAGCTCCGAAACCGGTGGTGCGGTCCCCTTCTCGGCTCCGCTCGGTGGTGCATACGTTaaaaggaggaagaggaagggcATTTCGGGGATTCGGAAGGCGTTCTACCGGAATTTTTCGGAGAAAAAGAGGCCGTGGGTGGTCCCAGTGCTCAATATCGTGGGACGCAGGGAAGGTTCAACGGATGGGGACGATTTGGCGGAGGTGAGGAACGAGAGCGAGAACGTACAGTGGGCGCTCGGTAAAGCCGGCGAGGATCGTGTACACATTGTCGTTTCGGAGGAGCAGGGGTGGTTGTTCGTTGGAATTTATGACGGGTTTAACGGCCCGGATGCGCCTGAGTTCTTAATGGGTAATCTCTATCGCGCCGTGTACAATGAGCTCCAGGGCTTGTTTTGGGAAATTGAGGAAGAAGCAGAGGAAGCCAGtaatcttaataataataataataataataataatagtagtaGCAGTAATATTAATGATGGCGGTAATTATGAGAACTCATTAAATGTAGCTTTAGCAACTAACCCATCCATGGAAAACTCCAGGAGAGAGGTTAAAAGTGAAATTGGTGGAAATGGGaatgatttgaatttgaaatcgGACTCAATTCCCGTTGATAGAGTGTCGGCCAAGAGAGTGACATTTCAATTGGAGGGAACAGAAATTCGGAGGCGTAGGCTTTGGGAATTTCTCGCTGAGGATGACCCAGAAGATGGGCTCGATCTTTCAGGATCGGATAGGTTTGCGTTTTCTGTGGATGATGCTCTTAGTGTGAACAATGCAGGTTCGGCGGTCAGTAGACGGTGGCTTTTGTTGTCAAAATTGAAGCAGGGTTTATCGAAGCACAAAGAGGGTCATGGCAGGAAGCTGTTCCCATGGAGGTTTGGGTTGGAGGAGAAAGAGCAGGTTGAAGTTGAGCATAGAACGGAGGAGAGGTCTTTGCGAAgtgggaggaagaagaaggaggggCCGGTGAATCATGATTTGGTTTTGAGGGCCTTGTCTCAGGCTCTCGAAGTTACAGAGCTCGCTTATTTGGACATGACAGACAAGGTTCTTGATACGAATCCGGAGCTTGCATTGATGGGTTCGTGTTTATTGGTCGTGTTAATGAGGGATGAGGATGTGTACGTGATGAATATAGGTGATAGTAGGGCTATTGTTGCGCAGTACGAGCCGCAGGAGGTTGGTTCAAGTACAACCGAACCGAGGGAGCCAGAGGACAATGGGTCAAGCATGGAGGGAATAACCGAGGAATCCTCAGCTATGGGTGAAAGGGAATTTAAAGTGGCATGCGATGCTCCTGCTCAAGCAATGAGATTGGTGGCTTTGCAGCTCTCCACTGATCACAGCACGAGCATTGAAGAT GAAGTCATAAGAATCAAGAGTGAGCACCCAGATGACAAACAATGCATTGTCAATGATAGAGTAAAAGGTCGTCTCAAGGTTACCAGAGCATTCGGCGCAGGATTTCTGAAACAGGTTCTCAGATTTATTGTTGTTCTTG CCCAAATGGAATGA